The DNA segment CCAGGCGTGGCCACGCTATGGTTGTCGGTCAGCTGCAGCGAGTCGATGACGCGCAGGATCTCGTTGAAATTGCGCCCCGTGCTGGCCGGGTAGGTGATGATCAGGCGCACCTTCTTCTTCGGGTCGATGACGAACAGCGAGCGCACCGTCAGGGTCTCGTTGGCGTTCGGGTGGATCATGTCGTACAGCTGCGACACCTTGCGGTCGCCGTCGGCCAGGATCGGGAAATTGACCGTGGTCGACTGGGTCTCGTTGATGTCGCGGATCCAGCCTTGGTGCGATTCCACGCCGTCGACCGACAGCGCGATCGCCTTGACGCCGCGGCGCGCAAACTCGTCCTTCAGCTTTGCCGTGAGGCCCAGTTCGGTCGTGCACACCGGCGTGTAGTCAGCCGGGTGCGAGAACAGCACGCCCCAGCCCTCGCCGAGCCACTCGTGGAAGCGGATGTGGCCTTCGCTCGAGTCCTGCTCGAAGTCCGGGGCGATATCGCCGAGACGCAATGCCATGTTCAGATCTCCTGATTTCGAAGTGGAACCAGAGTATCCCGATTGATATCCAACCCAAACGAATATAAAGTCACTACAAAATCACTCGTAGTCATATAGACATTTTCTGACAGTCTTTTCGCGCGCTTTCGGGCATGCTGGCAATGGCCTCGCCGATACCGGCGTTGACGCGCGTGGCCTTGAAACCACCGTCGCCCGCCACATATGCTAAGTATCAGACAGACAATTGCCGTTAGCCTCGGAGCGTAGAAAATGTCAGAATCCGCACAAACCGAACCAACCGCCCGCAAACAGGAGAAACTGATGAGCGATGTCAAGACCGTACTGTCCGACGCCGAAGAGCTGCTGAAGCAAGCAGCTTCGACCACCGGCGAAAAAGCCGCCGAACTGCGCGAACGCGGCATGGGTCTGCTCAAGCAAGCCAAAGAAAAGGCCCAGGACCTGCAAGATGCCGTCGTGACCAAGAGCAAGGCAGCCGCTCGCGCCACCGACGACTACGTGCATGACCACCCCTGGCGCGCCGTGGGCGTGGCGGCCGGCGTGGGCCTGCTGGTCGGTCTGCTGCTGAACCGCAAGTAAGCGGCTGAAGTCCCGGTGCGGCGCCAGGCGCCGCACCATAGCGGCAACCCGGGCGAGGCGCGGGTTGCCAGAGGCCCGGGGGCCCGCACTGCGGCGCCCGGCCCCGTCCGCAGAAAGGCACGCACGGCTTGCGCCGGCGTGCCGCTTTCACGCCGGAGCCGCCGAGCGAATCCATGAGCGAACCCACCCCCTCTCCCAAATTGCTGGAATCCGTGCGCAATCTCTTCCACTCGGTGGTTGCCATGGTCCAGACCCGCCTGGAGCTTGCCAGCGTCGAATTCGCCGAGGAGCGCACGCGCCTGATGAAGGTCGCGCTGCTGGCCTGCTTCGGGCTGGTGTTCTTCGGCATCGCGCTGGTCACCTTCACCGCGCTCGTCGCTATCCTGTTCTGGAACAGCTACGGCTGGCAGGCGCTGGGCGTGCTGGTGGTCGTCTACCTGCTGCTGTGCGTCGCCTGCCTGGCGTACGCCCGCAACCTGGTGCGCAACGCCCCGCCGATGTTCGAGGCCACGCTCGCCGAAATCGACAAAGACCGGGAGATCCTGCGCCGATGACCACCCTGGAACCCGAAGAAGGCGCGAACGAGCGCAACCGCCGCGAGCAGACGCGGCCCGTCCGCTTCACGCAGGAAGTCCGGTTGCCGCTCGACGTGCGCAAGGAGCTGCTGCTCACGCGCGCGGCGCTGGAACGCCACGACTGCCTGCAGGCGCTGCACCAGGTACGCGGCGGCGCGCGCCGGCTGGGCAATATTGCCAGCTGGCTGCCGCGCATTGCGCGGCCCGGCTCGCTGATGAAGGTAGCGGGCGTTACCAAGGACTACCCGCTGCTGAGCACCGCCGTCACGCTGGCGCTGCCGCTGCTGCGGCGCACGCCGGTGCTGCGCTGGACCTGGAAGCTGTCCAAGGTCGGCCTGGCCGCCGGCGCGGCGTACTGGGCCTACAACACCTGGCGTGACGCCAAACGGCAGGCGATCCCTCCTGCCACGGCACCTGCCACGGTGCCGGACACCACCGCGGCCGCCACGCCAGGCGCGCCCCCCACCGACACCGGCTTCCGCGACCCGCTCGTTCCCTGAGTCTCGCGTTTGCGCCCTAGCCCGTCCGCGCCGCCGCGGACGGCACCATCGCGGCCAGCCCGCACGGGGCGAACGGCTGCGGCGGGCCGATATGAAAGCCCTGCACCAGGTCGATACCCAGTTCGCGCAGCCGCTCCAGCATGGCCTCGTTCTCGACGAATTCGGCGATGGTCTTCTTGCCCATGGCATGGCCGATGCGCTGGATCACCTCCACCATCACCAGGTTCACCGGGTCGGCCAGCATGTCGCGCACGAAGCTGCCGTCGATTTTCAGATACGCCGCCGGCAAGTGCTTCAGGTACGTGAACGACGACATGCCGGCGCCGAAGTCGTCCAGCGCGAAACTGCAGCCAAGCTGCTGCAGCTGCTGGATGAATGATCCCGCCTGGGCAAGGTTGGCGATCGCCGCCGTTTCCGTGATTTCGAAGCAGATGCCGTCCAGCGCGATGCCGGCGCGCTGGGCCTGCTCGCGCACGAACTCAGGGAAGTGAATGTCCGCCAGCGACGAGCCCGACAGGTTGATGGCACAGGTGGCGATCTCCCCCTGGCGGCCCGCCAGCGCGTGGAAGGCGGTCTCGACCACCCAGCGGTCAATCATCGGCATCAGGTTGTAGCGCTCGCACGCCGGGACGAACGCCATCGGCGGCACCAGCCGGCCGCGCTCGTCGAGCATGCGCAGCAACAGTTCGATATGGCGGCCGCCTCGCCGCGCCGCGGCGTCCGGCTGCGCCGGCACGATCTCCTGCGCGAACAGGCAGAAGCGCCCGGCCGCCAGCGCGGCGTGCACGCGGCTGACCCATTCCATCTCGCCGTGCCGGGCCTGCACGACGCCGTCCTTGGGATGGTAGACCTGCACGCGGTTGCGCCCGCCCTCCTTGGCCACATAGCAGGCAGCGTCGGCCGCGCTGAGCGCTTCGGCGACGCTGCCGGTCTGGGCGTCCAGCGAAATCAGGCCAATGCTCACGCCCAGCGTGAAGGTGCGCTGCCGGTGCGCGAAGCGGAAGCACGCAATGGCGTGGCGCAGCGCCTCGGCCACGCGCTCGCCGTCGCCGGTGGAGCAATGCTCGAGCAGCACGCCGAACTCGTCGCCGCCCAGGCGCGCCAGCGTATCGCTGCGGCGCAGCTGGCTGCGCATGACCTCGGCCATCTGACGGATCAGCTCGTCGCCGGCGGCATGGCCGCAAGTATCGTTGACCACCTTGAACTGGTCGAGGTCCAGGTACATCAGCGTATGGCGGACACCCTGCGCATGCGCCCGTGTGATCGCGGCGCCGACGCGGCGCTCGAACTCGGCGCGGTTGACCAGGCCGGTGAGGCCGTCGTGGCTGGCCTCGTACGCCAGCCGCGCGGCATGCGCGCGTTCCTGGCTGATATCGTGCAGCACCACCACCACGCCGATCGCCTGCGCCACGCGGTCGCGGATCAGCGCCACCGAGGGCTTGACCGCCAGCGCCTGGCCGGGCTGTCCCGACCCGGCGCGCTGCACCAGCTGTGCCGACTGGCTGCGCCAGCGCCGCCTGAGCGCGAGCGTGACAATATCGGGCAGCGGCGCCAGGCTGTCTTCGTCGCGCAGCACGCACACCTTGCCCAGCGGCTGCCCGAGGGCATCGGCTTCGCGCCAGCCAGTCAGCGCCTCGGCAGCGGGATTGAGCGACTGCACGCGGCCCCAGACATCGGTAGTCACCACCGCATCGCCGATCGCCTGCAGCGTGACCTGGGCACGCTCCTTCTCGGCAAACAGCTGCGCCTCGTAGCGCTTGTTGTCCGAGATATCCGTCAGCGAGCCCGCCATGCGCGAGTGCTGCCGCGCGGCAGCACGTACCAGCCGGCCGCGCGCGCGCACCCACAGGTAATCGCCGTCGCGCTTGCGCAGCCTGAACTCGGCGTCGTAGGGCTCGCCGCCGCGCAGGTGCCGCGCCAACTTGGCCTCGAAGGCTTCGAGGTCCGACGGATGCAGCAGGCCGAGCACGGTCTCGCGCGCATGCGGCAGCTCGCTTGTGCCATAGCCCAGCATCTGCGCGCATCGCGCGGAAAAATACAGTTCGCCGCTGCCAAGATGCCAGTCCCACAGGCCATCGTTGCTGCCCTCCACCGCCAGCTGCAACTGCTCCTCGCGCTGGGACAGCGCCTCGCGCAGCCGGCGCTCGCGCCGCAGCGGACCGTGCGACAGCAGGATCGCCGACATCAGCAGCAGCGTCGCCACCACCGCGCTGCCGGTGGTCAGCAACCGCGTCACCCGGCGCGAGGCCTGTCCGAGGTGTCCCGAAAACTCGCGTTCCAGCGGGGTCAGCCGGGCATCGATCTGCGCGATCCGGCGCAGCACGGGCGCCACGCAATCATCGTCGCAGCCGGGTCGGTCGACCAGCCGTCGCAGTGCCAGCGCCTGCTCGTGCAGCGCGGCGATTTCTGCATCGCCGGCAGCCCAAACGCGGATCGCGGCATCAACCTCGTGGATATGACGGAAATTGCGGTATAGCCGGACCATCCGCGGGATGTCTTCCGGGTGGTTGCCGCCGGCCAGCAGCCCTTCGCGCACCCGCTCCAGGTCCGGCTCGTCCCGGTCGAGTTCCAGCCGGGCGCGCTGGTCGCCCAGCGGGATGGCAATGGCGGCGCGATAGGAAGCGAAGTCTTCGGGGTTGCGGTCCTCGCCGTAGCGCAGCAGGTGCAGCACCGCGTTCTTCTGGCTCCTGGACCACTGGCTCTCGCCCGCGACGAATGCGCGCGCGGCCGACAACAGGTCCAGGCTGGCGATGCTGATCAACGCCAGCGCGACCACCACCGGAACGAACGGCCAGATGATGCGCAGCACGTGCCCACTGGCCGGTAACGATTTACCCGCTCGCCGCATATGGAATCCTGCCGGGTGCTTTCCCGGCTTAGTGCATTCTGTGTCTCCCCCGCCGCCCCCCATGGCAGGGCGGCATTTCATTGTCCTGTGTGTAAGACAACAAGTCTCTAACTCGATCTGGTTAATACGCCGCCTTGCCGGCCGGATTGCGGCCCCTTGGCGCACCTTGCATGCGTGCGTGAGTCTTCGCGCTGAGGCCGCGTTACCACCACCGAGGGGAATGCCAGCGCCGTAAACGACAAAGGCCTGCGCAATGCGCAGGCCTTTGTGTACTTCGAATGCTGGTGGGTCGTGCGTGACTCGAACACGCGACCAACGGATTAAAAGTCCGCTGCTCTACCGACTGAGCTAACGACCCGAAAAAACAGAACCGCGATTATAGTGACACAGTTCTCGAACTGTCAAGAGAGCGCCGCGCGTGCGGTGTTCACATCATGCGTTCCAGCCGCCACATCTGGTAGCGGAACGCCAGCACCGCACCCGCCAGGATGCCGGCCAGCGCGATAAAGGAGCCGATCGCCAGCGTCGACACGCCGGACAGCCCCTGCCCCACCGTGCAGCCCAGCGCGGTCACGCCGCCCGCGCCCATCAGGATGCCGCCGACCATGTGGTTGGCCACGTCCTCGGCATTGCCGAAACCTTCCCAGCGGAACGTGCGCGTCGCCAGCGCATAGACCGCCGCGCCGGCGATCACGCCGAACACGCTGACGATGCCGACGGTCAGCACCTTGCTCTTGTCGCTGAACATCATCAGCCAGTCGAGCGTATAGGCGTACGGCGCGACGAAACTCAGGCTTTCCATGCGGCCGCTGTTGGTCGAGACGAACAGCTCTTCGAGCGTATTCGGATCCTCGGCGACGTAGCCCAGGTGGCCCGACACGTACCACATCGCCACGATGATCAGACCGACGCCGATGCCGCCGAGCAGGTTGTCGAACGAGCGGAAGCCGCGGCCCGCCAGCGCCCACACCACCAGCGCGCCCCCCAGCAGCAGCCCGAGGCCAAGCTGCAGCGCGCCGCGCGCCATGCCCGTGCCCTGCGCCAGCACCGACGGCAGGTCCTGCGTGGTCGGCAGCGTGACCGTCACCGCGTCGACGGTATTGACGCGCACCACGCCGAACAGGCCACGCAGCGTCATGTAGGCCGACAGCCCCAGGAACACGAACACCACCAGCGACTTCAGGTTGCCCGCGCCGATGCGCACCAGCGTCTTGCTGCCGCATCCCGACGCCAGCACCATGCCGAAGCCGAACATCAGCCCGCCCGCCAGCGCCGACAGCCAGCCCAGCTTGCTGGCGGTATAGATGGTCTTGGTCGGATCGACGGCGCCGGCCCACGCCAGCACGCCGGTGCCGATCATGGCCACGCCGATCGCCAGGCCCCACATGCGCGCGCGGCTCCAGTCGCCCATGTTGACCACGTCGGACACGGCGCCCATCGTGCAGAAGTGCGTGCGCTGCAGCACCGCGCCGAACAGGAAGGTCAGGACGAACGTGCTCAGCAGCACGGTGCGCGAGAGCGCGGCAAGGTCGATATCAGGCATGTCGTTGGGAGGGGACGGCTTCTGGCGGCGGTCGGTTCGGAATATTCAGGCGGCGCCCTGGTAGCGGGTCGGGTCGGGCACGCCGGCGGCCTCGAAGCCGGCGCGGCGGATGCGGCAGGAGTCGCACACGCCGCAGGCGCGGCCGTCGTCGTCGGCCTGGTAGCACGACACCGTCAGGCTGTAGTCAACGCCCAGGGCCATGCCGGCACGGATGATCTCGGCCTTGGTCATGTCGATGATGGGCGCATGCACGCTGAAGCGGTCGCCCTCGACGCCCGCCTTGGTGGCGAGGTTGGCCAGCGTTTCATAGGCGGCGACGTACTCCGGGCGGCAATCGGGGTAGCCCGAGTAGTCCACGGCATTGGCGCCGAAGAACAGGTCGCGCCCGCCCACGGCCTCGGCCCAGCCGAGCGCCAGCGACAGCATGATGGTGTTGCGCGCCGGCACATAGGTGACGGGAATGCCGCCGGTGGCGCCGTCGGTCGGCACTTCCAGCGCGTCATCGGTCAGCGCCGAGCCGCCGAAGCGGCGCAGGTCGAGGTCGACGATCTCGTGGCGGGTGGCGCCCAGCGCCGCGGCCACGCGCCTGGCAGCCTCCAGCTCGGAGGAATGGCGCTGGCCATAGCGCATCGACAGCGCATAGGTCTCGAAACCCTGGGCGCGGGCCATGGCAAGTA comes from the Cupriavidus sp. P-10 genome and includes:
- a CDS encoding peroxiredoxin, which encodes MALRLGDIAPDFEQDSSEGHIRFHEWLGEGWGVLFSHPADYTPVCTTELGLTAKLKDEFARRGVKAIALSVDGVESHQGWIRDINETQSTTVNFPILADGDRKVSQLYDMIHPNANETLTVRSLFVIDPKKKVRLIITYPASTGRNFNEILRVIDSLQLTDNHSVATPGNWQDGDDVVIVPSLKDEAVIREKFPKGYTAVRPYLRLTPQPNKA
- a CDS encoding DUF883 family protein, with translation MSESAQTEPTARKQEKLMSDVKTVLSDAEELLKQAASTTGEKAAELRERGMGLLKQAKEKAQDLQDAVVTKSKAAARATDDYVHDHPWRAVGVAAGVGLLVGLLLNRK
- a CDS encoding phage holin family protein; this encodes MSEPTPSPKLLESVRNLFHSVVAMVQTRLELASVEFAEERTRLMKVALLACFGLVFFGIALVTFTALVAILFWNSYGWQALGVLVVVYLLLCVACLAYARNLVRNAPPMFEATLAEIDKDREILRR
- a CDS encoding DUF3318 domain-containing protein, yielding MTTLEPEEGANERNRREQTRPVRFTQEVRLPLDVRKELLLTRAALERHDCLQALHQVRGGARRLGNIASWLPRIARPGSLMKVAGVTKDYPLLSTAVTLALPLLRRTPVLRWTWKLSKVGLAAGAAYWAYNTWRDAKRQAIPPATAPATVPDTTAAATPGAPPTDTGFRDPLVP
- a CDS encoding EAL domain-containing protein, whose amino-acid sequence is MRRAGKSLPASGHVLRIIWPFVPVVVALALISIASLDLLSAARAFVAGESQWSRSQKNAVLHLLRYGEDRNPEDFASYRAAIAIPLGDQRARLELDRDEPDLERVREGLLAGGNHPEDIPRMVRLYRNFRHIHEVDAAIRVWAAGDAEIAALHEQALALRRLVDRPGCDDDCVAPVLRRIAQIDARLTPLEREFSGHLGQASRRVTRLLTTGSAVVATLLLMSAILLSHGPLRRERRLREALSQREEQLQLAVEGSNDGLWDWHLGSGELYFSARCAQMLGYGTSELPHARETVLGLLHPSDLEAFEAKLARHLRGGEPYDAEFRLRKRDGDYLWVRARGRLVRAAARQHSRMAGSLTDISDNKRYEAQLFAEKERAQVTLQAIGDAVVTTDVWGRVQSLNPAAEALTGWREADALGQPLGKVCVLRDEDSLAPLPDIVTLALRRRWRSQSAQLVQRAGSGQPGQALAVKPSVALIRDRVAQAIGVVVVLHDISQERAHAARLAYEASHDGLTGLVNRAEFERRVGAAITRAHAQGVRHTLMYLDLDQFKVVNDTCGHAAGDELIRQMAEVMRSQLRRSDTLARLGGDEFGVLLEHCSTGDGERVAEALRHAIACFRFAHRQRTFTLGVSIGLISLDAQTGSVAEALSAADAACYVAKEGGRNRVQVYHPKDGVVQARHGEMEWVSRVHAALAAGRFCLFAQEIVPAQPDAAARRGGRHIELLLRMLDERGRLVPPMAFVPACERYNLMPMIDRWVVETAFHALAGRQGEIATCAINLSGSSLADIHFPEFVREQAQRAGIALDGICFEITETAAIANLAQAGSFIQQLQQLGCSFALDDFGAGMSSFTYLKHLPAAYLKIDGSFVRDMLADPVNLVMVEVIQRIGHAMGKKTIAEFVENEAMLERLRELGIDLVQGFHIGPPQPFAPCGLAAMVPSAAARTG
- a CDS encoding YeeE/YedE family protein; the protein is MPDIDLAALSRTVLLSTFVLTFLFGAVLQRTHFCTMGAVSDVVNMGDWSRARMWGLAIGVAMIGTGVLAWAGAVDPTKTIYTASKLGWLSALAGGLMFGFGMVLASGCGSKTLVRIGAGNLKSLVVFVFLGLSAYMTLRGLFGVVRVNTVDAVTVTLPTTQDLPSVLAQGTGMARGALQLGLGLLLGGALVVWALAGRGFRSFDNLLGGIGVGLIIVAMWYVSGHLGYVAEDPNTLEELFVSTNSGRMESLSFVAPYAYTLDWLMMFSDKSKVLTVGIVSVFGVIAGAAVYALATRTFRWEGFGNAEDVANHMVGGILMGAGGVTALGCTVGQGLSGVSTLAIGSFIALAGILAGAVLAFRYQMWRLERMM
- the queC gene encoding 7-cyano-7-deazaguanine synthase QueC, with protein sequence MTKRAIVLLSGGLDSATVLAMARAQGFETYALSMRYGQRHSSELEAARRVAAALGATRHEIVDLDLRRFGGSALTDDALEVPTDGATGGIPVTYVPARNTIMLSLALGWAEAVGGRDLFFGANAVDYSGYPDCRPEYVAAYETLANLATKAGVEGDRFSVHAPIIDMTKAEIIRAGMALGVDYSLTVSCYQADDDGRACGVCDSCRIRRAGFEAAGVPDPTRYQGAA